In Pirellulales bacterium, a genomic segment contains:
- a CDS encoding ABC transporter permease: MPDQQHAAGTELIRVVNLHKTYHLGEIDVPVLRGVSFTVNRGEMVALMGASGSGKTTLMNILGCLDRPSSGEYWLDGDEMSNLTSDQRALVRTAKLGFVFQSFNLLPRTTAINNVLMPLDYSTSRLGHSEAKRRALELLDRVGLGQRLDHEPSQMSGGQQQRVAIARSLVNQPALVLADEPTGNLDSHTSVEMLQLFQRLNTAGITVIIVTHDPKVAAYAHRTIRIADGLIESDGASDPLPSTSSHSVTEAASENGHSTVAGSTNGNGYADHENGRSALTPSGAHAHFGPVAASPELAGSGSASQSTTFASVTATLPQTVPSRLSAATGTAPAADSGQPAIRTFSAESSEPATDPEKHIHHGKLAAMMPPTLRTALNALRRNKMRAILTTLGIIIGVCAVIAMIEIGQGAKTAIEASIASMGANSLYVQSGAAASAGVSFGSGTVLTLTPQDADEIGLQCSAVKSVAPLVRVRAQVIYGNRNWVPNTMFGTTPEYFEVRDWKDMDAGEMFTDHDVLNSSRVCVIGETVAGALFENESPVGKSIRVQNVSLRVVGVLSRKGSNTFGQDQDDIVIAPWSTIKYRVAGSSAQNVNQSSAASTTTTSAPGAAATQQVNTLSNVYPGAEALYPALSPTEQADRPQPIRFTNVDTIVAVAQSAQEIPEATDEIKALLRERHRLRPDEPDDFNTRDMTELSKTMTQQSSLMSGLLLIVAMISLLVGGVGIMNIMLVSVTERTREIGLRMAVGARGYQILRQFLIEAVVLCLFGGATGIILGRCASMMVKHFMHWPTQISIPAIVAAFAVSVTVGVVFGFYPAWKASRLDPIEALRYE; encoded by the coding sequence ATGCCAGACCAGCAACATGCAGCCGGCACGGAGCTCATCCGCGTCGTCAACCTGCACAAAACCTATCATCTTGGCGAAATCGACGTGCCCGTCCTCAGGGGCGTATCGTTCACCGTCAATCGGGGCGAAATGGTCGCTTTGATGGGCGCCAGCGGTTCGGGTAAAACGACGCTGATGAACATCTTGGGCTGCCTCGACCGGCCCAGTTCCGGCGAATACTGGCTAGATGGCGATGAAATGAGCAACCTCACGTCTGACCAACGGGCACTAGTGCGCACGGCCAAACTGGGCTTTGTGTTTCAAAGTTTCAACTTGCTACCGCGCACTACAGCCATCAACAACGTGCTGATGCCGCTCGATTATTCAACCAGCCGACTCGGCCATAGCGAAGCCAAACGCCGCGCCTTGGAGTTGCTGGATCGCGTCGGCCTGGGGCAGCGGTTGGATCACGAACCATCGCAAATGTCCGGCGGACAGCAACAGCGTGTGGCGATTGCTCGGTCGCTTGTCAATCAGCCGGCGCTCGTGCTGGCCGATGAGCCCACCGGCAATTTGGATTCGCATACCAGCGTGGAAATGCTGCAATTATTCCAGCGTTTGAACACCGCGGGAATTACCGTCATCATTGTTACCCACGATCCAAAAGTGGCGGCATACGCCCATCGCACCATTCGCATTGCTGACGGCTTGATTGAAAGTGACGGGGCCTCTGATCCGCTTCCTTCAACTTCGTCGCACAGCGTAACCGAAGCGGCGTCAGAAAATGGCCATTCAACCGTTGCCGGCTCGACCAATGGCAACGGTTACGCGGATCATGAAAATGGCCGCTCTGCGCTGACTCCATCCGGGGCCCACGCGCATTTCGGCCCTGTTGCCGCCAGTCCAGAGTTAGCCGGCAGTGGTTCTGCTTCCCAAAGCACCACCTTCGCCTCGGTGACCGCGACACTCCCGCAAACTGTTCCCTCTCGGTTGTCAGCGGCAACGGGAACTGCTCCGGCCGCAGACAGTGGGCAACCTGCGATTCGCACTTTTTCGGCCGAAAGTTCCGAGCCGGCAACCGATCCGGAAAAGCACATTCATCACGGCAAACTGGCCGCCATGATGCCGCCAACCCTGCGCACGGCGCTGAATGCTTTGCGCCGCAATAAGATGCGGGCCATTTTGACCACGCTGGGCATTATTATCGGCGTGTGCGCCGTGATTGCGATGATCGAAATTGGCCAAGGCGCCAAAACCGCCATTGAAGCCTCGATTGCCAGCATGGGCGCCAACAGCTTGTACGTACAATCTGGCGCTGCCGCCAGCGCAGGCGTCAGTTTTGGCAGTGGCACCGTACTGACGCTCACTCCCCAAGACGCCGATGAAATCGGCCTCCAATGTTCGGCGGTCAAGTCGGTCGCACCGCTCGTCCGTGTTCGCGCGCAGGTGATCTACGGCAATCGCAATTGGGTACCCAACACCATGTTTGGCACAACGCCGGAATATTTCGAGGTGCGCGATTGGAAAGATATGGACGCTGGCGAAATGTTTACCGATCACGACGTACTGAATAGCAGCCGAGTGTGCGTCATCGGGGAGACCGTCGCTGGCGCCCTCTTCGAAAACGAATCGCCCGTCGGAAAGTCCATCCGGGTTCAAAACGTTTCCTTACGAGTAGTCGGCGTGCTCAGCCGAAAAGGCTCGAACACATTTGGTCAGGACCAAGACGATATTGTGATCGCACCATGGAGCACCATCAAATACCGCGTCGCCGGCAGCAGTGCTCAGAACGTCAATCAAAGCTCCGCCGCGTCTACGACAACTACCAGCGCCCCGGGGGCTGCAGCGACTCAACAAGTCAATACTCTCAGCAACGTCTATCCAGGAGCCGAGGCGCTATACCCGGCCCTTTCGCCCACTGAACAGGCCGATCGTCCCCAGCCGATTCGATTCACCAATGTCGACACCATCGTCGCTGTCGCCCAAAGTGCCCAGGAAATTCCGGAAGCTACCGATGAGATTAAAGCCCTGTTGCGCGAGCGGCACCGCCTACGCCCCGATGAGCCCGATGATTTTAACACTCGCGACATGACCGAGCTCAGCAAAACCATGACGCAGCAATCGAGCTTGATGAGCGGTCTTCTGCTCATCGTGGCCATGATCTCGCTGCTCGTAGGCGGTGTGGGAATTATGAATATTATGTTGGTTTCGGTCACGGAGCGTACGCGGGAAATCGGCCTCCGCATGGCCGTTGGCGCGCGAGGGTATCAAATTTTGCGGCAGTTCTTGATCGAAGCCGTCGTGTTGTGTCTTTTCGGCGGCGCCACGGGAATCATTTTAGGCCGCTGTGCTTCGATGATGGTGAAGCACTTCATGCACTGGCCCACGCAAATTTCTATCCCCGCCATTGTCGCCGCGTTTGCGGTTTCGGTCACCGTGGGAGTTGTCTTCGGATTCTATCCAGCCTGGAAAGCCTCGCGCTTGGATCCCATCGAAGCGCTGCGGTACGAGTAA
- the ftsH gene encoding ATP-dependent zinc metalloprotease FtsH encodes MRPRIKQSTLWLIIAGLVLLTILVFSRGNGDRSEITYDFFWQQLKANNVSEVDFDSQSLLLGRFRKTPDAPPKPAGPSSESKFESWFSESKREPLKQNFSVTLPPADNPELMSTLTEMSEKKGLKINAQQPSDNTLIPLLLYCFVPLLLLFGLWLMLRRTRDQFLGGGILSGFSKSPAKRYEESNKPITFKDVAGLEGVKNDLQEIVEFLKAPEKFTRLGGRVPKGVLLMGPPGTGKTLLARAVAGEAGVPFFSISGSEFIQMFVGVGASRVRDMFKTAKEASPCILFIDEIDAVGRIRGAGLGGGHDEREQTLNQILSEMDGFSQTEAVIVLAATNRPDVLDPALLRPGRFDRHITVDRPNQRARMAIFKVHTRDVPLADDVSLERLAAGTVGLTGADIRNLVNEAALWATRNGKDKVDMDDFEFARDKILMGPKRDELLSGKEKKMTAYHEAGHALLAWILPGVDRLHKVTIIPRGRALGVTQLLPEEDRFNIGQSELVSRLILGLGGRAAEKLIFNEFSAGAESDLTHVTKLARKMVAHWGMSDRVGPVAFRTSEEHPFLGREIVEQREFSEHSARVIDEEVSRILHEADRKAMDLLQEHRQKLEALSAALEQREMLDESEVEQIIGPSPYPRSSANGQAEKHSGNGQPAGSQTSASQPAGGSPGPC; translated from the coding sequence ATGCGTCCGCGGATTAAACAGTCCACGCTGTGGCTAATCATTGCCGGCTTGGTATTGTTGACGATACTGGTATTTAGTCGCGGCAACGGTGATCGTTCCGAAATCACGTACGATTTCTTTTGGCAGCAATTAAAAGCCAATAATGTTTCCGAGGTCGATTTCGATAGCCAATCGCTTTTGCTGGGCCGGTTCCGTAAGACTCCCGACGCACCTCCGAAGCCTGCTGGTCCGAGCAGCGAATCGAAGTTCGAAAGTTGGTTTTCGGAGTCCAAGCGCGAACCGCTGAAGCAGAATTTCAGCGTAACGCTGCCGCCGGCCGACAATCCGGAGTTAATGAGCACGCTAACAGAAATGAGCGAAAAGAAAGGGCTGAAGATTAACGCTCAACAGCCTTCCGACAACACGCTGATTCCCCTGTTGCTGTATTGTTTTGTGCCGCTGCTCTTGTTGTTTGGGCTGTGGCTGATGCTCCGCCGCACGCGCGATCAGTTCCTAGGCGGCGGCATTTTGTCGGGCTTTTCAAAAAGTCCGGCCAAGCGCTACGAGGAATCGAACAAGCCGATTACGTTTAAGGACGTGGCCGGCTTGGAAGGGGTGAAAAACGATCTCCAGGAAATCGTCGAGTTTTTGAAAGCCCCGGAAAAATTCACACGCCTGGGTGGACGTGTGCCCAAGGGCGTATTGCTGATGGGTCCGCCGGGGACCGGCAAAACGCTGCTAGCGCGGGCCGTGGCGGGCGAAGCCGGTGTGCCGTTTTTTTCCATCAGCGGGTCCGAATTCATTCAAATGTTTGTCGGCGTAGGCGCCAGCCGTGTGCGCGATATGTTCAAGACGGCCAAGGAAGCCTCGCCGTGCATTTTGTTCATCGACGAAATTGATGCCGTCGGCCGAATTCGCGGCGCCGGCTTGGGCGGCGGTCATGATGAGCGCGAGCAAACCCTGAATCAAATCCTCAGCGAAATGGACGGCTTCAGCCAGACCGAAGCGGTCATTGTGCTGGCGGCCACCAATCGGCCCGATGTGCTGGATCCAGCGCTGTTGCGGCCCGGCCGGTTCGATCGGCACATTACGGTCGATCGTCCCAATCAAAGAGCCCGCATGGCCATTTTCAAGGTTCACACGCGCGATGTGCCGCTGGCGGATGACGTTAGCTTGGAGCGTTTGGCCGCCGGCACCGTGGGGCTAACCGGCGCGGACATTCGCAACCTGGTGAATGAAGCCGCCTTGTGGGCCACACGCAACGGCAAAGACAAAGTCGATATGGACGATTTTGAATTTGCCCGCGACAAAATCTTGATGGGCCCCAAGCGGGACGAATTGCTCAGCGGCAAAGAGAAAAAAATGACCGCCTATCACGAAGCCGGCCATGCGTTGTTGGCGTGGATTTTGCCCGGCGTCGATCGGCTGCACAAGGTGACCATTATTCCTCGCGGCCGGGCACTGGGCGTGACGCAACTTTTGCCCGAGGAAGACCGGTTCAACATCGGCCAAAGCGAACTTGTGAGCCGACTGATTCTGGGGTTGGGCGGCCGGGCGGCGGAAAAATTGATCTTCAACGAATTTAGCGCCGGGGCCGAAAGTGATTTAACCCACGTCACCAAGTTGGCCCGCAAAATGGTGGCCCATTGGGGCATGAGCGACCGGGTTGGCCCGGTGGCGTTCCGCACCAGCGAAGAGCATCCGTTCCTGGGCCGTGAAATTGTCGAGCAGCGCGAATTCAGCGAGCATAGCGCGCGAGTCATTGATGAAGAAGTGTCGCGCATCTTGCACGAGGCGGATCGCAAAGCAATGGACTTGCTCCAAGAGCATCGGCAAAAGCTCGAAGCTTTGTCTGCTGCGCTAGAGCAGCGCGAGATGCTCGATGAATCGGAAGTGGAGCAAATTATTGGCCCTTCGCCGTACCCCCGCTCCAGCGCCAACGGCCAGGCGGAAAAGCATTCGGGAAATGGCCAACCGGCCGGAAGCCAAACATCCGCGAGCCAACCCGCCGGTGGCTCGCCAGGTCCGTGTTGA
- a CDS encoding toxin-antitoxin system YwqK family antitoxin: MKTAVSELKLLWIGLAGAWLLFALVGCSGDKGNPAADKTSAGKGDDASQPANITSAKTDSQSTSSPGASTPAMAASTEKKVPPPTFVGVMPYETFYPDKKVKVHRTVKRYSDDSFIDDGLYTEYYPNGQKLLEGNYIDGKKDGAWHMWWDNGQEAKVENYVAGQLDGQWTVYTPQGLKDSDVSFKAGKRDGRWVTYAADGKQLKEQTDYHEGKPDGASVAWNADGKKISEVHFAHGQLDGVQQQWFPNGQLQVQKEFKGGKLNGKAIQWNDKGEKLQEQDFADGKPVKQPAAKGG, encoded by the coding sequence ATGAAAACGGCAGTTTCCGAATTAAAACTCTTGTGGATTGGGCTTGCCGGCGCTTGGTTGCTGTTCGCGCTGGTCGGATGTAGCGGCGACAAAGGCAACCCTGCGGCCGACAAAACTTCGGCTGGCAAGGGGGACGATGCTTCGCAGCCCGCTAATATAACTAGTGCGAAGACCGACAGCCAGTCAACGTCATCGCCGGGCGCAAGCACACCAGCGATGGCCGCCAGCACAGAAAAGAAGGTGCCGCCGCCAACGTTCGTCGGGGTCATGCCCTACGAAACTTTTTATCCCGACAAAAAAGTGAAGGTCCATCGCACCGTCAAACGGTATAGCGACGATTCATTCATCGATGACGGCCTTTACACGGAGTACTATCCCAACGGCCAGAAACTGCTGGAAGGAAATTACATCGATGGCAAGAAGGATGGGGCTTGGCATATGTGGTGGGACAACGGGCAGGAGGCCAAGGTGGAAAACTACGTGGCCGGCCAGCTTGACGGGCAGTGGACGGTGTACACCCCACAAGGCCTGAAAGACAGCGATGTGAGCTTCAAAGCTGGTAAGCGTGATGGCCGGTGGGTCACTTACGCGGCCGATGGGAAACAGCTTAAGGAACAAACCGATTATCATGAGGGCAAGCCGGATGGCGCCAGCGTTGCTTGGAACGCAGATGGAAAGAAAATCAGTGAAGTTCATTTTGCTCATGGCCAACTCGATGGCGTGCAGCAGCAATGGTTTCCTAATGGCCAATTGCAGGTGCAGAAGGAATTCAAAGGTGGCAAGCTAAATGGCAAGGCCATTCAATGGAACGATAAAGGAGAAAAACTGCAGGAACAGGATTTTGCTGACGGTAAACCAGTTAAGCAACCGGCTGCCAAAGGGGGTTAA
- a CDS encoding NUDIX domain-containing protein, whose translation MSHDPHNQESAIVRHGAVAVIVRDDRLLLIRRSQQVIAPGMYCFPGGGIEPGETEQQAVIRELQEELNCVIRPRRRIWESVSPWRVHLAWWLADLDDSPAPQANPAEVESIHWFTLAEMATLPNQLDSNYRFLEAISCGEARLEMT comes from the coding sequence ATGTCACACGATCCGCATAATCAGGAATCCGCCATTGTTCGTCATGGTGCGGTGGCGGTGATTGTGCGTGACGATCGGCTGCTTTTAATTCGCCGCTCGCAGCAAGTCATTGCGCCCGGCATGTATTGCTTTCCCGGCGGCGGCATCGAACCGGGCGAAACCGAACAGCAGGCTGTGATCCGCGAATTACAGGAAGAACTAAATTGCGTTATCCGGCCGCGGCGTCGAATTTGGGAAAGCGTTTCTCCATGGCGGGTACACTTAGCTTGGTGGCTGGCCGATCTGGACGATTCCCCTGCGCCGCAAGCCAATCCGGCGGAAGTGGAATCGATCCATTGGTTCACGCTGGCGGAAATGGCGACACTGCCAAATCAGTTGGACAGTAATTACCGTTTTTTGGAAGCGATTTCGTGCGGCGAGGCGCGGTTAGAAATGACGTGA
- the ndk gene encoding nucleoside-diphosphate kinase, producing MERTFVMLKPDCVQRRLAGRILARFEDKGLNVIALKMLRITPELSKQHYAEHISKPFYPALEKFITGGPVIAAVVEGLEAIRVVRDMLGPTSGLKAPAGTIRGDFSSSRQMNLVHASDGPEAAQREIGIYFKDAELHSYMPTITPWMKAGDEG from the coding sequence ATGGAACGCACTTTCGTCATGCTCAAGCCTGATTGTGTGCAGCGCCGTCTGGCCGGCCGAATTCTGGCACGCTTTGAAGATAAGGGGTTAAACGTCATCGCGCTGAAAATGCTGCGAATTACCCCTGAGCTTTCCAAGCAGCATTATGCCGAACACATCAGCAAGCCCTTTTATCCGGCGCTGGAAAAATTCATCACCGGCGGCCCGGTGATTGCGGCCGTGGTGGAAGGCTTGGAAGCCATCCGCGTGGTGCGTGACATGCTCGGGCCCACCAGCGGCCTGAAGGCTCCGGCCGGCACGATTCGGGGCGATTTCAGTTCCAGCCGCCAAATGAATTTGGTCCATGCGTCCGATGGCCCGGAAGCCGCTCAGCGTGAAATTGGCATCTACTTCAAAGATGCCGAACTCCACTCCTACATGCCCACCATCACTCCCTGGATGAAAGCCGGCGACGAAGGCTAA
- a CDS encoding YifB family Mg chelatase-like AAA ATPase produces the protein MLAKLHTFSLLGIDALPVEVEVDVSPGALPKTILVGLPEAAVKESTHRVERAMVNSGFMRPQDKIVINLAPAELPKNAASFDLPISLGILAGSGQLQSDLFKKYAVVGELALDGVTRGTKGALSMAMAAAQQNGLRGIVVPAESASEAAVVENIEVIPVSSLAQAAAFFAGSIEIEPTPPRLDEWFQQYAAYELDFADVRGQEMAKRAMTIAAAGGHNLLMLGPPGSGKTMLAKRVPTILPQLTAAESIETTRIYSVMGLLKPNQPLLATRPHRAPHHTISNAGLVGGGTVPTPGEISLSHNGVLFLDELPEFNRQTLEVLRQPLEDGNVTISRALNSTTFPANFMLIAALNPCPCGYRNDPRRDCHCSVPQIERYMNKISGPLLDRIDIHIEVPAVAYKELSSAVPGSTSADMRQQVTAARQMQQRRFKGSATRQNVHMSHRQIREHCRLDDAGANLLRTTMMELGLSARAHDKVLRVSRTIADLEGSAQITATHLSEAVNYRMLDRQLWT, from the coding sequence ATGCTCGCGAAGTTGCATACGTTTTCGTTGTTGGGCATCGATGCCTTGCCGGTGGAAGTGGAAGTCGATGTCTCGCCCGGCGCGCTGCCGAAAACCATTCTTGTTGGCCTGCCCGAAGCGGCCGTTAAAGAAAGCACGCATCGGGTGGAACGGGCCATGGTGAACAGCGGCTTCATGCGGCCGCAAGATAAAATAGTCATCAACTTGGCACCGGCCGAGCTGCCCAAAAATGCCGCTTCGTTCGATCTGCCCATTTCGTTGGGAATTTTGGCCGGCAGCGGGCAGTTGCAATCTGACCTTTTCAAAAAGTATGCCGTCGTCGGCGAACTGGCGTTGGATGGCGTTACGCGCGGCACGAAAGGGGCGCTTTCCATGGCGATGGCTGCTGCACAACAAAACGGCTTGCGCGGCATTGTTGTGCCCGCCGAAAGCGCGTCCGAAGCCGCCGTGGTGGAAAACATCGAAGTCATTCCCGTTTCCAGCCTGGCTCAGGCTGCGGCGTTTTTTGCCGGCTCGATTGAAATTGAACCCACTCCGCCGCGCCTGGACGAATGGTTCCAGCAATACGCTGCCTACGAGCTAGATTTTGCCGATGTGCGCGGGCAAGAAATGGCCAAACGCGCGATGACCATTGCCGCCGCCGGCGGGCATAACCTCCTGATGCTGGGTCCGCCGGGTTCCGGCAAAACGATGCTCGCCAAGCGCGTGCCCACCATTTTGCCGCAGCTTACCGCCGCGGAATCGATCGAAACCACGCGCATTTACAGCGTCATGGGCTTATTGAAACCGAATCAGCCGCTGTTGGCCACACGGCCGCATCGCGCGCCGCATCATACCATTAGCAACGCCGGGTTAGTCGGCGGCGGCACGGTTCCCACGCCGGGCGAAATTTCGCTCTCCCACAACGGCGTTTTGTTTCTTGACGAGTTGCCGGAATTCAATCGCCAAACGTTGGAAGTGCTGCGCCAACCGCTGGAGGATGGCAACGTTACCATTAGCCGCGCTCTGAACAGCACCACCTTCCCGGCCAACTTCATGCTGATTGCCGCGCTGAATCCGTGCCCCTGTGGTTACCGGAACGATCCGCGCCGCGATTGTCACTGCAGCGTGCCGCAAATCGAACGCTACATGAATAAAATCTCAGGCCCATTGCTCGACCGCATTGATATTCACATTGAGGTGCCGGCCGTGGCATACAAAGAACTTTCCTCCGCCGTGCCAGGCAGCACCAGCGCCGACATGCGCCAGCAAGTAACCGCCGCTCGGCAGATGCAGCAGCGCCGCTTCAAAGGCAGCGCTACCCGCCAGAATGTCCACATGAGCCACCGCCAAATTCGCGAGCATTGCCGCCTGGACGATGCTGGCGCCAATCTGCTGCGCACCACGATGATGGAACTTGGCCTTTCGGCTCGCGCCCACGACAAGGTGCTGCGTGTTTCCCGCACCATTGCCGATCTTGAGGGAAGCGCGCAAATCACCGCGACTCATCTTTCCGAAGCCGTCAACTATCGCATGCTAGATCGCCAATTGTGGACGTAA
- a CDS encoding ATP-binding protein, which produces MKAIDIHSLSISQIPTFEDEMFEFKSSLMNPDEFKQELDRAASGFSNSGGGCIVWGLDNKTGMADGGVGKTIGRQCVKEWVDQIVHKVQPAPKCKTHLFTDVEGRGRVNDSNAIIAVSFAESSFPPHMASDCHYYIRAGRHTVPAQHFIVEALWSKRYTTVPKIVHVVRINPHALGQLQIGLVAVTDSPALDVEVMIEPLKGMLHGLETDFPLHVPVIDQSNPFYMDISYRCTTPCDELTDDVHINVKYHDLAGNEYSYRNEAPLNKGLPSLYLADDPAEKIVRAIEGLKH; this is translated from the coding sequence ATGAAAGCAATTGATATTCATTCATTATCAATCTCGCAAATTCCTACCTTTGAAGATGAAATGTTCGAATTCAAAAGTAGCTTGATGAATCCAGATGAATTCAAGCAGGAGCTAGATCGTGCTGCGTCGGGATTCTCAAACTCAGGTGGAGGGTGCATTGTCTGGGGACTAGATAACAAAACCGGGATGGCAGATGGCGGCGTCGGAAAGACTATTGGCCGACAGTGTGTAAAAGAATGGGTAGATCAAATAGTTCACAAGGTACAGCCCGCGCCCAAATGTAAAACACATTTGTTCACTGACGTCGAAGGAAGAGGGAGGGTAAACGATAGCAATGCAATTATCGCAGTGTCGTTTGCTGAAAGTTCTTTTCCCCCGCATATGGCATCGGACTGCCACTATTACATTCGGGCTGGCAGGCACACAGTTCCTGCACAGCACTTCATTGTTGAAGCGTTATGGTCTAAGAGGTATACGACCGTGCCCAAAATTGTGCACGTGGTCCGCATCAATCCACATGCATTGGGTCAATTACAAATTGGATTAGTGGCGGTCACAGATTCTCCAGCACTGGATGTGGAAGTTATGATTGAGCCATTGAAGGGAATGCTCCATGGTCTGGAAACAGATTTTCCGCTACACGTTCCAGTCATTGATCAATCAAATCCATTTTACATGGATATTAGTTATCGCTGCACCACTCCATGTGACGAGTTGACCGATGATGTTCACATTAACGTGAAGTATCACGATCTTGCCGGGAACGAATATTCTTACCGCAATGAAGCTCCGTTAAACAAGGGCCTTCCATCCTTGTACCTTGCAGATGATCCCGCCGAAAAAATAGTTCGGGCGATAGAAGGTTTAAAACATTAA